The Actinomyces sp. oral taxon 414 genome has a segment encoding these proteins:
- a CDS encoding cation:proton antiporter — protein sequence MAHAFVSLLCIVAVALLAPLLSWGVPRRMLPETVLLILGGVVIGPDVLGIAHIGRDIGFLRELGIAFLFLMAGYEIDVNELRGTGGRHAMIAWIGSLALAFATVAAVGVTGGPLSANGIAIAIAMTSTAIGTILPILRERDLLPTAVGVAILNHGAVGEVGPIILMALLLGTRSTWQSLVILLAFLTISLLIVRFTDRVQRAGRRLVEAIHLGGSTTAQTTIRVTILLLVGLCTLAEVFELDVVLGAFAAGFILRYAVPDGDRQLEEKLDGLAYGFFVPLFFVTSGMAIELDLTASSLIYLGAFLVLLVLTRGLPVWVSALLERRRDGSRAYSVRQSLQIAVYSTTALPIIVAVTQVAVDAGAMRASFASTLVLAGALSVLVMPALGLALSSDADREPTAPALAAARGPAEASGGRAENAARAGAAGAGAAPVPAAQAQDGSRRRRRHDLGMHQYGLTASEARYLAERLAQIEADRAHWRAQMRQQMHLDREEAEQRRAVLRAQNRAHLREERAQLRELRRETARVYEEARRRRDAGEPRE from the coding sequence GTGGCGGTCGCCCTGCTGGCGCCCCTGCTGTCCTGGGGCGTGCCGCGGCGGATGCTGCCCGAAACCGTCCTGCTCATCCTCGGCGGCGTCGTCATCGGCCCGGACGTCCTGGGCATCGCCCACATCGGTCGGGACATCGGGTTCCTCAGGGAGCTCGGCATCGCCTTCCTCTTCCTCATGGCCGGCTACGAGATCGACGTCAACGAGCTGCGCGGCACGGGCGGGCGCCACGCCATGATCGCCTGGATCGGCTCCCTGGCCCTGGCCTTCGCCACGGTCGCGGCGGTGGGCGTGACCGGCGGCCCCCTCTCCGCCAACGGCATCGCCATCGCCATCGCCATGACCTCCACCGCCATCGGCACGATCCTGCCGATCCTGCGCGAACGCGATCTGCTGCCCACGGCCGTGGGAGTGGCGATCCTCAACCACGGGGCGGTGGGCGAGGTCGGTCCGATCATTCTCATGGCGCTGCTGCTGGGAACCCGCTCGACCTGGCAGTCCCTGGTCATCCTCCTGGCCTTCCTGACCATCAGCCTGCTCATTGTCCGTTTCACCGACCGCGTCCAACGCGCCGGCCGCCGCCTGGTCGAGGCCATCCACCTGGGCGGCTCGACGACGGCGCAGACCACCATCCGCGTCACCATCCTGCTGCTGGTGGGGCTGTGCACGCTCGCGGAGGTCTTCGAGCTCGACGTCGTCCTGGGCGCCTTCGCGGCCGGATTCATTCTGCGCTACGCCGTCCCCGACGGCGACCGCCAGCTGGAGGAGAAACTCGACGGACTGGCCTACGGCTTCTTCGTCCCGCTGTTCTTCGTCACCTCCGGCATGGCGATCGAATTGGATCTGACGGCCTCCTCCCTGATCTACCTGGGGGCCTTCCTGGTACTGCTGGTGCTCACGCGCGGCCTGCCGGTGTGGGTGTCGGCCCTGCTGGAGCGGCGCCGCGACGGCTCGCGCGCCTACTCCGTGCGCCAGTCCCTGCAGATCGCCGTCTACTCCACCACCGCCTTGCCGATCATTGTGGCCGTCACGCAGGTCGCCGTCGACGCCGGGGCGATGAGGGCCTCCTTCGCCTCGACCCTCGTGCTGGCCGGTGCGCTCAGCGTCCTGGTCATGCCCGCCCTGGGCCTGGCCCTGTCCTCCGACGCCGACCGCGAGCCGACCGCCCCGGCCCTGGCGGCGGCGCGGGGGCCGGCGGAGGCCTCCGGGGGTCGGGCGGAGAACGCCGCCAGGGCTGGGGCGGCCGGGGCGGGAGCGGCCCCGGTCCCGGCGGCGCAGGCGCAGGACGGCTCCCGCCGTCGTCGGCGGCACGATCTGGGCATGCACCAGTACGGGCTGACCGCCTCCGAGGCCCGCTACCTGGCCGAGCGCCTGGCGCAGATCGAGGCCGACCGCGCCCACTGGCGCGCCCAGATGCGCCAGCAGATGCATCTGGATCGGGAGGAGGCCGAGCAGCGCCGGGCGGTTCTGCGCGCCCAGAACCGGGCCCACCTGCGCGAGGAGAGGGCCCAGCTGCGCGAGCTGAGGCGGGAGACGGCGCGGGTGTACGAGGAGGCCAGGCGCCGCCGGGACGCCGGCGAACCCCGCGAGTAA
- a CDS encoding DEAD/DEAH box helicase: protein MSDDQIIERVGQRTFLRGCRYVEQGRVRSVSVSPGGDILTGQVSGSGNRSYQTMVYCNSSDDPRPVWAGSCSCPVGTNCKHTVAVLLTVRRQAVPAPVGAGAGWEGTLTDLLRVSDSGARRPMALEVSQGDSVGWAHRRRGLSLLPLVRGRNGWNRQGASWSQVMGGGLDGDVDDDVLQAVQEIGRMAPRSFYYSDERVDLDDVPRRFWEILRRGVAAGLTLTTAQRGGQPVLVSEGLKAGVSLRIAQDDSLVVAPALSLEDVADLEGRVSDNPPIAGIGSPIHGFVVECLDGGLVLMPIEPAPSEVLARLLADTTRRITVPPSDVPRFKSEYLEPLSRAVPVVIHDPRIDIPEPPALHAVLRVTVDGAAHSARTEWLMRYRTADGEVRREEVLGDLDAAEATADPADNAPEPLAVSLPRRGRVWAPKGRRARTMPRAGRARAVSGLGGAGGDPADLRAPRDLAGERRLAREIIARLMPLVAKHGELWKRLNLSGIDTAHFMVRTLPVLKDMEGFETEVVGEVPDYREADGEVLVTTDVDEDADRPDWFSLKVHVKVGDEQVPIARLMAAVANGDGEVLLDSGAWIDLDRPEIRRLAALMAEGRALAEPDPKDPDALRVNAFQAGYYAELVALGVVGRAARRWQENVERLLALRPLAAGQDDGEGGGAGADPLEIPAPAGLNATLRPYQLEGYQWLDLLRSTGLGGILADDMGLGKTVQILAAIQRMIEQRRAAGGEGRAVTVGPAVVADAGAGSDEAGAAGAARPGPVLVVAPTSVVGTWVEQAGRFCPDLRVRAVTRTSAKRGTSFAEEAAQADVLVTSYTIARLDEEELTDVDLSWLVLDEAQFIKNHNSATYKAMRRLRAPSAVAITGTPLENSLMDLWSLLSVSAPGLLPGPDRFTQHYRRPIERGDTKRLEALRAHMHPFLLRRTKEEVAADLPEKSEQVLAVELPPAHRRAYDARLARERQKVLGLLETDTAQARFSALRSLTILRQMALDPALVEAGGADGGRSGRGAKASGKGRARRRKPTAKIEVLLDTLRPIVAEGHRALVFSQFTRYLTGVREQLEAEGLRTAYLDGTTVDRQGAIDSFRSGEADVFLISLKAGGFGLTLTEADYVFLLDPWWNPQVEEQAVDRVHRIGQDKPVMVYRLVSADTIEEKVMDLKEKKAELFDRVVEGAGAADEAAAVGMSRARLTAQEIRELVGG, encoded by the coding sequence GTGAGTGATGACCAGATCATCGAGCGTGTCGGCCAGCGGACTTTTCTGCGCGGGTGCCGCTACGTCGAGCAGGGCCGCGTCCGCTCCGTCTCCGTCTCCCCCGGCGGGGACATCCTCACGGGACAGGTGAGCGGCTCGGGCAACCGCAGCTACCAGACGATGGTCTACTGCAACTCCTCCGACGATCCCCGTCCGGTCTGGGCCGGCTCCTGCTCCTGCCCGGTCGGCACCAACTGCAAGCACACCGTCGCCGTGCTCCTGACCGTCCGCCGTCAGGCGGTCCCGGCCCCCGTCGGGGCGGGCGCCGGCTGGGAGGGCACGCTGACCGACCTGCTGCGCGTGAGCGACTCCGGCGCCCGCCGCCCCATGGCCCTGGAGGTCAGCCAGGGCGATTCGGTCGGCTGGGCGCACAGGAGGAGGGGGCTGAGCCTCCTGCCCCTCGTCAGGGGCCGCAACGGCTGGAACCGCCAGGGCGCCTCCTGGAGCCAGGTGATGGGCGGCGGGCTCGACGGGGATGTGGACGACGACGTCCTCCAGGCCGTCCAGGAGATCGGGCGGATGGCGCCCAGGAGCTTCTACTACTCCGACGAACGCGTGGACCTCGACGACGTCCCGCGCCGCTTCTGGGAGATCCTGCGCCGGGGCGTGGCGGCCGGACTCACACTGACCACCGCGCAGCGCGGGGGTCAGCCGGTGCTCGTGTCCGAGGGGCTCAAGGCCGGGGTGAGCCTGCGGATCGCGCAGGACGACTCCCTCGTCGTCGCCCCGGCCCTCAGCCTCGAGGACGTGGCGGACCTGGAGGGGCGGGTCTCCGACAACCCGCCCATCGCCGGGATCGGCAGCCCCATCCACGGCTTCGTCGTCGAGTGCCTCGACGGCGGCCTCGTCCTCATGCCGATCGAGCCCGCCCCCAGCGAGGTCCTCGCCCGGCTCCTGGCGGACACGACCCGGCGGATCACCGTCCCGCCGTCGGACGTGCCGCGCTTCAAGAGCGAGTACCTGGAGCCACTCAGCCGCGCCGTGCCGGTGGTCATCCACGACCCGCGCATCGACATCCCCGAACCCCCCGCCCTGCACGCCGTCCTGCGGGTGACGGTCGACGGCGCCGCGCACAGCGCCCGCACCGAGTGGCTCATGCGCTACCGCACCGCCGACGGCGAGGTGCGCCGCGAGGAGGTGCTGGGGGACCTCGATGCCGCGGAGGCCACGGCGGACCCGGCGGACAACGCCCCGGAGCCGCTGGCCGTCTCGCTGCCCCGTCGCGGCAGGGTGTGGGCGCCCAAAGGCCGCCGCGCCCGCACAATGCCCAGAGCCGGGCGCGCCCGTGCGGTGTCGGGGCTCGGAGGCGCCGGCGGCGATCCCGCCGACCTGCGCGCCCCCCGGGACCTGGCCGGGGAACGGCGCCTGGCGCGCGAGATCATTGCGCGCCTCATGCCCCTGGTCGCCAAGCACGGCGAGCTGTGGAAGCGGCTCAACCTGTCGGGCATCGACACCGCCCACTTCATGGTCCGCACCCTGCCGGTGCTCAAGGACATGGAGGGCTTCGAGACGGAGGTGGTCGGGGAGGTTCCCGACTACCGGGAGGCCGACGGCGAGGTGCTGGTCACCACCGACGTCGACGAGGACGCCGACCGCCCCGACTGGTTCTCCCTGAAGGTGCACGTGAAGGTCGGCGACGAGCAGGTCCCCATCGCCCGGCTCATGGCCGCGGTCGCCAACGGGGATGGGGAGGTCCTGCTCGACTCGGGGGCGTGGATCGACCTGGACCGCCCTGAGATCCGGCGCCTGGCGGCCCTCATGGCGGAGGGGCGCGCCCTGGCCGAGCCGGACCCGAAGGATCCCGACGCCCTGCGCGTGAACGCCTTCCAGGCCGGGTACTACGCCGAACTGGTGGCCCTGGGCGTGGTCGGGCGGGCCGCGCGGCGCTGGCAGGAGAACGTGGAGCGGCTGCTGGCCCTGCGGCCGCTCGCCGCCGGGCAGGACGACGGCGAGGGCGGCGGGGCCGGCGCGGACCCGCTGGAGATCCCCGCACCGGCCGGGTTGAACGCGACCCTGCGCCCCTACCAGCTGGAGGGCTACCAGTGGCTGGACCTGCTGCGCTCGACCGGGCTGGGCGGCATCCTGGCCGACGACATGGGACTGGGCAAGACCGTCCAGATCCTGGCCGCCATCCAGCGCATGATCGAGCAGCGGCGGGCCGCGGGCGGGGAGGGACGGGCTGTGACGGTCGGACCCGCCGTAGTGGCCGACGCCGGCGCCGGCTCGGATGAGGCCGGTGCGGCCGGGGCCGCCCGGCCCGGGCCGGTGCTCGTCGTCGCCCCCACGAGCGTCGTCGGCACCTGGGTGGAGCAGGCCGGGCGCTTCTGCCCCGACCTGCGCGTGCGAGCCGTGACCCGCACCTCCGCCAAGCGCGGCACCAGCTTCGCCGAGGAGGCCGCGCAGGCGGACGTGCTGGTGACCAGCTACACGATCGCGCGCCTGGACGAGGAGGAGCTGACCGACGTCGACCTGTCCTGGCTCGTGCTCGACGAGGCCCAGTTCATTAAGAACCACAACTCCGCGACCTACAAGGCGATGCGGCGCCTGCGCGCGCCGTCGGCCGTCGCCATCACGGGCACCCCGCTGGAGAACTCCCTCATGGACCTGTGGAGCCTGCTGAGCGTGTCCGCCCCGGGCCTGCTGCCCGGTCCCGACCGCTTCACCCAGCACTACCGGCGCCCCATCGAGCGGGGCGACACCAAGAGACTGGAGGCGCTCAGGGCGCATATGCACCCCTTCCTGCTGCGGCGCACCAAGGAGGAGGTCGCCGCCGACCTGCCGGAGAAATCCGAGCAGGTGCTCGCCGTCGAACTGCCGCCAGCGCACCGGCGCGCCTACGACGCCCGCCTCGCCCGCGAGCGCCAGAAGGTCCTGGGCCTGCTGGAGACCGACACCGCCCAGGCGCGCTTCTCCGCCCTGCGGTCGCTGACCATTCTGCGGCAGATGGCCCTGGACCCGGCGCTCGTCGAGGCCGGGGGGGCCGACGGCGGCAGGTCCGGGCGCGGGGCGAAGGCATCGGGCAAGGGCCGGGCGCGCCGTCGCAAGCCCACCGCGAAGATCGAGGTGCTGCTCGACACCCTGCGGCCGATCGTGGCCGAGGGGCACCGGGCGCTCGTCTTCAGCCAGTTCACCCGCTACCTCACCGGCGTGCGCGAGCAGCTGGAGGCGGAGGGCCTGCGCACCGCCTACCTCGACGGGACCACCGTGGACCGGCAGGGCGCCATCGACTCCTTCCGCTCGGGCGAGGCGGATGTCTTCCTCATCTCCCTCAAGGCCGGCGGCTTCGGCCTGACCCTGACCGAGGCGGACTACGTCTTCCTGCTCGACCCGTGGTGGAACCCGCAGGTGGAGGAGCAGGCCGTCGACCGCGTCCACCGGATCGGCCAGGACAAGCCGGTCATGGTCTACCGGCTCGTGTCCGCCGACACCATCGAGGAGAAGGTGATGGACCTGAAGGAGAAGAAGGCCGAACTCTTCGACCGCGTCGTCGAGGGCGCCGGGGCGGCCGACGAGGCCGCGGCCGTCGGCATGAGCCGGGCGCGGCTGACCGCCCAGGAGATCCGCGAGCTCGTCGGCGGCTGA
- a CDS encoding DUF4244 domain-containing protein: MMTTLKHTVRTLRRSWRLAHPGPQGAAPAPDGTPDPQAEAGMATAEYAIGTLAAAAFAGLLLAIIRSGSLSGVLQRLLESALSAG; this comes from the coding sequence ATCATGACAACGCTGAAGCACACCGTGCGGACCCTGCGCCGCTCCTGGCGCCTGGCCCACCCGGGCCCGCAGGGGGCCGCCCCCGCCCCCGATGGCACGCCCGACCCGCAGGCCGAGGCCGGCATGGCCACCGCCGAGTACGCCATCGGGACCCTCGCCGCGGCGGCCTTCGCCGGGCTCCTGCTGGCGATCATCCGCTCCGGTTCCCTGAGCGGGGTCCTGCAGAGGCTGCTCGAGTCCGCCCTGTCGGCGGGCTGA
- a CDS encoding TadE family type IV pilus minor pilin — translation MATAELAVAMPALVLVLLMVLAGVSAGVTQLRVTDAARTVARAAAIGQTDLAGAASRAGGAVELAVEQGELTCVTASRRVPGPLGGLGLTARSRACAYTEPSGP, via the coding sequence ATGGCCACGGCGGAGCTGGCCGTGGCCATGCCCGCCCTCGTCCTCGTGCTCCTCATGGTGCTGGCGGGGGTGAGCGCCGGGGTCACCCAGCTGCGCGTCACCGACGCCGCGCGCACAGTGGCCCGCGCCGCCGCCATTGGCCAGACCGACCTCGCCGGGGCGGCGAGCCGCGCCGGCGGCGCGGTGGAACTCGCGGTCGAACAGGGCGAGCTCACCTGCGTCACCGCCAGCCGGCGCGTGCCCGGTCCGCTCGGCGGACTGGGATTGACGGCCCGCAGCCGCGCCTGCGCCTACACCGAGCCGAGCGGGCCATGA
- a CDS encoding Rv3654c family TadE-like protein yields MSAPTANRRRHPAGRGPRRRRPADEGERGSGTVLVLGVIGVLLALAVGVAALIQAQAAAGRARLAADLAALGGATALNSITAPADPCAVAGGVARANGAALGSCTVAGEDVVVEATVRVQVLGAGRTATAAARAGPVDAPGPGP; encoded by the coding sequence ATGAGCGCGCCGACCGCGAACCGGCGCCGGCACCCGGCGGGGAGAGGGCCTCGGCGCCGCCGGCCAGCCGACGAGGGCGAGAGGGGCTCGGGGACTGTGCTGGTCCTCGGCGTCATCGGGGTGCTGCTCGCGCTCGCGGTCGGCGTCGCCGCCCTCATCCAGGCGCAGGCTGCGGCCGGTCGGGCGCGGCTCGCCGCGGACCTGGCCGCTCTGGGCGGAGCGACGGCGCTCAACTCGATCACGGCGCCCGCCGACCCCTGCGCCGTGGCGGGCGGTGTGGCCCGGGCCAACGGGGCAGCGCTCGGCTCGTGCACTGTGGCGGGGGAGGACGTCGTCGTGGAGGCGACGGTGCGGGTCCAGGTCCTCGGGGCGGGCCGCACCGCCACGGCCGCCGCCCGGGCGGGGCCCGTCGACGCCCCCGGTCCCGGGCCGTGA
- a CDS encoding LppP/LprE family lipoprotein yields the protein MPRSPALTRLTILLVALALAGCQSGTTPTSSDEAGASAEDAAAASQEPTAAQTEEENASDDESARTRPPASASPETASAQPTEKCATMTGAEAVSTWGPQVPTFREGDDWQWDLDRADTTTYDPCAALSWVVLEIPRATVSSPVQIMLFHRGQYIGTTSSESIGFPPEVVRLDDAAIQVTYTWTRDGESNAEASGRSVSIFTWDEQTQSVVHSGEWPPGVAE from the coding sequence GTGCCGCGTTCACCGGCCCTCACAAGACTCACCATCCTGCTCGTTGCTCTGGCCCTGGCGGGATGCCAGAGCGGCACGACCCCGACCTCCTCCGATGAGGCCGGAGCATCCGCCGAAGACGCCGCAGCGGCGTCGCAGGAGCCGACGGCGGCCCAGACCGAGGAGGAGAACGCCTCCGACGACGAAAGCGCCCGGACCCGGCCGCCGGCGTCGGCGTCCCCGGAGACCGCCTCGGCTCAACCGACTGAGAAGTGCGCGACCATGACCGGCGCCGAAGCCGTCTCGACGTGGGGCCCCCAGGTGCCGACATTCCGCGAGGGCGATGACTGGCAGTGGGACCTCGACAGAGCCGACACCACCACCTATGACCCGTGCGCCGCACTGTCCTGGGTGGTCCTGGAGATCCCCAGGGCCACTGTCTCCTCCCCCGTTCAGATCATGCTGTTCCACCGCGGCCAGTACATCGGCACGACCTCGTCGGAGTCGATCGGCTTCCCGCCCGAGGTGGTGCGCCTCGACGACGCCGCGATCCAGGTCACCTACACCTGGACTCGGGACGGGGAGTCGAACGCCGAGGCCAGCGGGAGGTCCGTGTCGATATTCACCTGGGACGAGCAGACTCAGAGCGTCGTGCACTCCGGCGAGTGGCCCCCCGGCGTCGCCGAGTAG
- a CDS encoding 2'-5' RNA ligase family protein has protein sequence MRIDTAPELGRTRSHWYWRPGWAPGRRMYTFHLTMERADAVRGLARSVRPVLERFECVDPVPESWLHLTMNGLGFADEVPDDRLEAIADEVFALWSSLDDPVLRFTHLFVGLEGAMLVAERSDWLMALARAQRAVIDRLLGPREWGDFWPHASLCYFNGPMDPRPLVGALAPALDAVPDGVDVAPALTLMRLGRDERVYTWEVLRRA, from the coding sequence GTGCGAATCGATACGGCTCCCGAGCTCGGACGGACCCGCAGCCACTGGTACTGGCGCCCTGGCTGGGCGCCCGGGAGGCGGATGTACACCTTCCACCTCACCATGGAGCGGGCCGACGCCGTCCGGGGGCTCGCCCGCTCGGTCCGCCCGGTCCTCGAGCGCTTCGAGTGCGTTGACCCGGTGCCCGAGTCGTGGCTCCACCTGACCATGAACGGGCTCGGATTCGCCGACGAGGTCCCCGATGACCGGCTCGAGGCGATCGCCGACGAGGTCTTCGCCCTCTGGTCGTCGCTGGACGATCCCGTCCTGCGGTTCACGCATCTCTTCGTCGGTCTGGAGGGCGCCATGCTCGTGGCGGAGAGGAGCGACTGGCTGATGGCGCTGGCGCGGGCGCAGCGGGCCGTCATCGACCGTCTGCTCGGCCCGCGCGAGTGGGGCGACTTCTGGCCGCACGCCTCCCTGTGCTACTTCAACGGGCCGATGGATCCGCGCCCGCTGGTCGGGGCGCTCGCGCCGGCGCTCGACGCCGTCCCGGACGGGGTCGACGTCGCCCCCGCGCTGACGCTCATGCGCCTGGGTCGCGACGAGCGCGTTTACACGTGGGAGGTGCTCCGGCGGGCTTGA
- a CDS encoding YdcF family protein has product MFPGVIPFILIAAAVIARAVVSIRRDPRRPANALWLTGALIAAWMMVAVLSRGSDPLTGSVFFLALLTPLLVLVLIVVLIANGVVTWRREGRSLANLLSLLAGAGLAGVVALCIASVVLVRSLPWLVELALAVVFACAWIGFLLLANLLYAWVYPHLWRRPRPDFVVVHGSGLVQGRVARLLGTRVEVGIARWRAAGGERIPFVLSGGQGPDEPRSEASAMAEYAMRFGVPASAILLEDRSRTTRENLEFTRELVHGRLGESARGVAVTSDYHVLRTAALARDVGLDVQVAPAHTALYFRINAFLREFVAMLARHRLANLAALAVVCLPLPLIMIRGLLRG; this is encoded by the coding sequence ATGTTCCCGGGCGTGATTCCGTTCATCCTCATCGCCGCGGCCGTCATCGCGCGCGCCGTCGTCTCCATCCGCCGCGATCCGCGCAGGCCCGCCAATGCCCTGTGGCTGACGGGGGCTCTCATCGCGGCGTGGATGATGGTGGCGGTCCTCTCGAGGGGGTCGGACCCGCTGACCGGGTCGGTCTTCTTCCTCGCGCTACTGACCCCGTTGCTCGTCCTGGTCCTCATCGTGGTGCTCATCGCCAATGGCGTCGTCACGTGGCGCCGCGAGGGGCGCAGCCTCGCCAACCTCCTGTCCCTGCTGGCGGGCGCGGGCCTGGCGGGGGTCGTGGCGCTGTGCATCGCCTCGGTCGTCCTGGTGCGCTCACTGCCGTGGCTCGTCGAACTCGCGCTGGCGGTCGTGTTCGCCTGCGCCTGGATCGGCTTCCTCCTGCTGGCCAACCTGCTCTACGCCTGGGTCTACCCGCACCTGTGGCGGCGGCCGAGGCCGGACTTCGTCGTCGTTCACGGCTCCGGCCTGGTCCAGGGCAGGGTGGCCAGGCTCCTGGGCACGCGCGTCGAGGTGGGCATCGCCCGGTGGCGGGCGGCCGGCGGCGAGCGCATCCCCTTCGTCCTCTCCGGCGGCCAGGGGCCTGACGAGCCCCGCTCCGAGGCCTCGGCCATGGCGGAGTACGCGATGAGGTTCGGCGTCCCCGCCTCCGCGATCCTCCTGGAGGACCGCTCCCGCACCACGCGCGAGAACCTGGAGTTCACCCGCGAGCTCGTGCACGGGCGGCTGGGCGAGTCGGCCCGCGGAGTCGCCGTGACCAGCGACTACCACGTGCTGCGCACGGCGGCCCTGGCCCGGGACGTGGGCCTGGACGTCCAGGTCGCGCCCGCCCACACCGCCCTGTACTTCCGCATCAACGCCTTCCTGCGCGAGTTCGTCGCCATGCTCGCCCGTCACCGCCTCGCCAACCTGGCGGCGCTGGCCGTCGTGTGCCTGCCGCTGCCGCTGATCATGATCCGGGGGCTCCTGCGCGGTTGA
- a CDS encoding DUF6318 family protein — MRRAAVVLAAVLAVCSAAGCAALRTITGPTPSPTVDLEERMATANARRLATASASAAQAATAAASAIAALSPQERALRDTALATPAPQRPAEADQHDMAGAVAAAEYFITLYPYVHATGDLTDFRAMSAATCKFCNTVITNTTSMHTAGGWADPWGQQTTFTSISDDPSTPDRYVVELNLVSDEHVAHNIGNPPTTVEAFEIEILVQLLWKDGTGWTIEEVAPK, encoded by the coding sequence GTGCGACGGGCAGCGGTGGTGCTGGCGGCGGTGCTGGCCGTGTGCTCCGCGGCGGGCTGCGCGGCACTGCGAACCATCACGGGCCCCACCCCCTCCCCCACGGTGGACCTCGAAGAGAGAATGGCCACCGCCAACGCCCGCAGACTCGCCACCGCCTCCGCCTCGGCCGCCCAGGCCGCCACCGCCGCCGCCAGCGCCATCGCGGCCCTGAGCCCCCAGGAACGGGCCCTGAGAGACACCGCCCTGGCCACCCCCGCGCCCCAGCGCCCCGCCGAGGCCGACCAGCACGACATGGCCGGAGCCGTCGCCGCCGCCGAATACTTCATCACCCTCTACCCCTACGTCCACGCCACCGGCGACCTGACCGACTTCCGCGCCATGAGCGCCGCCACCTGCAAATTCTGCAACACCGTCATCACGAACACGACCAGCATGCACACCGCCGGCGGCTGGGCCGACCCCTGGGGACAGCAGACCACCTTCACATCGATTAGCGACGACCCCAGTACCCCTGACCGCTACGTCGTCGAACTCAACCTCGTGTCCGACGAGCATGTAGCCCACAATATAGGAAACCCCCCAACAACCGTCGAAGCATTCGAAATCGAAATACTGGTCCAACTACTCTGGAAGGACGGGACCGGCTGGACGATCGAGGAGGTCGCACCCAAATGA